One stretch of Gemmatimonadales bacterium DNA includes these proteins:
- a CDS encoding DUF4142 domain-containing protein, whose amino-acid sequence MHAHEEVTMRERLSLRAALAGAVVPMFLAGACGPRSNTGGANTGMADQTSAADTTLPVDTAATNPAANPGAAASDTGAAVSDTGAALSDANIVALLDEANKADSAAGAYALKKTSNGDVRGFATQMETDHHALRLQGQQLAKKLNITPEPPANDPVKALAKAEMDSLKAAPKGAQFDRTYIDQEVGVHKAVIDLAEKAHDATQNQELKSLIEKAKPILQTHLDRAESIQKKLGSPSA is encoded by the coding sequence ATGCACGCCCACGAGGAGGTCACTATGCGGGAGAGACTGTCACTGCGGGCCGCGCTGGCCGGTGCCGTGGTTCCGATGTTCCTGGCCGGCGCATGCGGGCCCAGGAGCAACACCGGCGGTGCCAACACCGGCATGGCCGACCAGACGTCGGCGGCCGACACGACGCTGCCGGTCGATACGGCAGCCACGAATCCGGCCGCGAACCCCGGCGCCGCCGCGTCCGACACCGGCGCCGCCGTCTCCGACACCGGTGCCGCGCTCAGCGACGCCAACATCGTGGCGCTGCTCGACGAGGCCAACAAGGCGGACAGCGCCGCCGGCGCCTACGCGCTCAAGAAGACGAGCAATGGGGACGTGAGGGGATTCGCCACACAGATGGAGACGGACCACCACGCGCTGCGGCTCCAGGGCCAGCAGCTGGCGAAGAAACTCAATATCACGCCTGAGCCGCCGGCGAACGATCCGGTGAAGGCTCTGGCCAAGGCGGAGATGGATTCGCTGAAGGCGGCGCCGAAGGGCGCACAGTTCGACCGGACCTACATCGACCAGGAGGTCGGCGTCCACAAGGCCGTGATCGATCTGGCCGAAAAGGCGCATGACGCGACCCAGAACCAGGAACTCAAGAGCCTGATCGAGAAGGCTAAGCCTATCCTGCAGACCCACCTCGATCGGGCGGAATCGATTCAGAAGAAGCTGGGCAGCCCGTCGGCGTAG